From Pseudoalteromonas sp. R3, one genomic window encodes:
- a CDS encoding DUF1343 domain-containing protein: MRQPIYSFLILVISFITLVLSLQVDAIQVGAERGDKYLPLLAGKRVGLVVNQSARVHDQHLLDYLTDNQVNVVRIFAPEHGFRGDRGAGVYISDGKDTKTGVPIVSLYGANKKPKPEQLIDIDILVFDIQDVGVRFYTYLSTMFLTMEAAQQNGLSYLVLDRPNPNIAYVEGPVLDNHFRSFVGMVPVPILHGMTLGELARMIVGERWFDGDGALNLTVVPVAQYSAQHEYVLPIAPSPNLPNQQAIHLYPSLCLFEATRVSVGRGSDFPFQVFGHDQIRLGSLAFTPRAIQGVAAHPKLQGKAVYATDLRHSEQRGFSLDWLVQAQAAFAQHSEVLINSPGFFDKLAGTDVVRLALAQGLKAHQIEAIWQQEVQTFKTRRLPYLLYER; encoded by the coding sequence GTGCGCCAGCCTATATATTCTTTCCTGATACTTGTTATCAGCTTCATCACACTTGTTTTGTCATTGCAGGTCGACGCCATTCAAGTGGGTGCCGAGCGCGGTGACAAATACCTGCCTTTGCTAGCAGGCAAACGGGTGGGTCTGGTTGTCAACCAAAGTGCGCGAGTACATGATCAACACTTGCTGGATTACCTGACAGACAATCAGGTAAATGTGGTTCGGATCTTTGCTCCTGAACATGGCTTCAGAGGGGACAGGGGAGCAGGTGTTTACATTAGTGATGGCAAGGATACGAAAACAGGGGTGCCAATCGTTTCTCTATATGGTGCCAATAAAAAACCTAAACCTGAACAACTCATCGACATTGATATTCTGGTATTTGATATCCAGGATGTCGGTGTGCGTTTTTACACTTACCTCAGTACTATGTTCCTGACTATGGAAGCGGCGCAGCAAAATGGCCTCAGTTACCTGGTATTAGACCGACCAAACCCCAATATTGCCTACGTTGAAGGTCCAGTTCTGGATAATCACTTTCGTTCCTTTGTCGGCATGGTCCCGGTGCCGATTTTACATGGAATGACACTGGGTGAGCTGGCACGTATGATAGTGGGTGAAAGGTGGTTTGATGGTGATGGAGCACTTAATCTGACAGTGGTTCCCGTTGCACAATACAGTGCTCAGCATGAGTATGTGCTGCCTATCGCACCGAGTCCCAATTTACCCAATCAACAGGCAATACACCTTTACCCGTCTTTGTGTTTATTTGAGGCTACGCGTGTATCTGTGGGAAGAGGGAGTGATTTTCCATTCCAGGTTTTTGGCCACGACCAAATCAGGCTTGGCTCATTGGCCTTTACACCGCGTGCTATACAGGGTGTCGCAGCTCATCCTAAGTTACAGGGAAAGGCCGTATACGCCACAGATCTGCGGCATTCTGAACAGCGAGGATTCTCGTTAGACTGGTTAGTGCAGGCACAAGCTGCTTTTGCGCAGCACAGTGAAGTGCTGATTAACTCTCCTGGTTTTTTTGACAAGCTGGCAGGAACCGATGTGGTCCGTCTGGCACTGGCACAAGGCCTTAAAGCACACCAGATCGAAGCCATCTGGCAGCAGGAAGTACAGACGTTTAAGACACGCCGCCTGCCTTACCTGCTTTATGAACGATAA
- the lysS gene encoding lysine--tRNA ligase, whose protein sequence is MTEQIQDENKLIAERRAKLDAIRENCSANGHPNTFRREDYTADLQAKFGDKSKEELVELDHQVSVAGRILAKRGPFLVLQDMKGRIQAYASKDVQKELKAKYGQLDIGDIIGVSGPLHKSGKGDLYVDMVQYELLTKSLRPLPEKFHGLTDQEAKYRQRYVDLITNMETRETFRIRSKVIEGIRRFLAERDFMEVETPMLQVIPGGATARPFVTHHNALDIDMYLRIAPELYLKRLVVGGFDRVFEINRNFRNEGLSTRHNPEFTMIEFYQAYADYNDLMNLTEDMLRTVAQDVLGTTTVLNTVKNAEGEVLETIEYDFGKAFERLSMADAIIKYGPDAEASAHIFKDPENHFDELVAYAKKVHVKIPEKCVWGAGKFLCEIFEETAEHKLIQPTFITEYPWEVSPLARRNDENPFITDRFEFFVGGRELANGFSELNDAEDQAARFARQVEEKDAGDDEAMHFDDDYIRALEYGLPPTAGEGIGIDRLVMLFTDSPTIKDVILFPHMRPQAD, encoded by the coding sequence ATGACAGAGCAAATCCAAGACGAGAATAAACTCATTGCTGAGCGTCGTGCTAAATTGGATGCAATTCGTGAAAATTGCAGTGCCAATGGCCATCCGAACACCTTCCGCCGTGAAGACTATACGGCTGATCTACAGGCTAAGTTTGGTGATAAGTCAAAAGAAGAGCTGGTTGAGTTAGATCATCAGGTCTCTGTGGCTGGCCGTATTCTTGCCAAACGTGGTCCTTTCCTTGTTTTGCAAGATATGAAAGGCCGCATTCAGGCATATGCGTCTAAAGACGTGCAGAAAGAGCTGAAAGCCAAATATGGTCAGCTGGACATTGGCGACATCATTGGTGTGTCTGGTCCGCTACACAAATCTGGTAAAGGCGACTTGTATGTGGATATGGTGCAGTACGAGCTACTGACCAAATCGCTGCGCCCGCTGCCAGAAAAGTTCCACGGCCTGACCGATCAGGAAGCTAAGTATCGTCAGCGTTATGTTGATCTGATCACCAATATGGAAACCCGTGAGACCTTCCGTATTCGCTCGAAAGTGATTGAAGGCATTCGCCGCTTCCTGGCTGAGCGTGACTTTATGGAAGTTGAAACGCCAATGCTGCAGGTGATCCCGGGTGGTGCAACGGCTCGTCCGTTTGTGACACACCACAATGCACTGGACATCGATATGTATCTGCGTATCGCACCTGAGCTTTATCTGAAGCGTTTGGTTGTAGGTGGTTTTGATCGTGTATTCGAGATTAACCGCAACTTCCGTAACGAAGGTCTGTCAACTCGCCATAACCCAGAATTCACTATGATTGAATTCTATCAGGCGTACGCAGATTACAACGACCTGATGAACCTGACAGAAGACATGTTACGTACTGTGGCACAGGACGTACTGGGTACTACTACTGTGCTTAACACGGTTAAGAACGCGGAAGGCGAAGTACTTGAAACCATCGAGTACGATTTCGGTAAAGCGTTTGAGCGATTGTCTATGGCGGACGCCATCATCAAGTATGGCCCGGACGCTGAAGCGTCTGCTCACATCTTTAAAGATCCAGAAAACCACTTTGATGAGTTGGTCGCGTACGCTAAGAAAGTACACGTGAAGATCCCTGAAAAATGCGTGTGGGGTGCCGGTAAGTTCCTGTGTGAAATCTTTGAAGAAACCGCTGAGCATAAACTGATCCAGCCGACTTTCATCACAGAATATCCGTGGGAAGTTTCGCCACTGGCGCGTCGTAATGACGAAAACCCGTTTATCACAGATCGTTTTGAATTCTTCGTAGGTGGTCGTGAACTTGCAAACGGCTTCTCGGAGCTGAACGATGCTGAAGATCAGGCTGCACGTTTTGCCCGTCAGGTTGAAGAAAAAGATGCTGGTGATGACGAAGCAATGCACTTCGATGACGACTACATTCGTGCACTTGAATACGGCTTGCCGCCAACGGCGGGTGAGGGAATTGGTATTGACCGTCTGGTAATGCTATTTACTGACTCTCCGACTATCAAAGACGTTATCCTGTTCCCGCATATGCGACCTCAGGCTGACTAA
- the prfB gene encoding peptide chain release factor 2 (programmed frameshift) encodes MFEVNPVINQIKEIRERTELLRGYLDYALKQERLEEVNAELEDPAVWNEPEKAQALGREKSSLETIVETIDNLVSGADDAEGLVELAVEAEDEETFAEAEQEVQGLNAQLEKLEFRRMFSGAQDSNDAYLDLQAGSGGTEAQDWCNMLLRMYLRWAEAKGFKTEIVEATDGDVAGIKGATLRVSGEYAYGWLRTETGVHRLVRKSPFDSGGRRHTSFASAFVYPEIDDNIEIDINPADLRIDVYRASGAGGQHVNRTESAVRITHLPTNTVVQCQNDRSQHKNKDQAMKQLKAKLFELELQKQNAEKQAQEDAKSDIGWGSQIRSYVLDDSRIKDLRTGVENRNTQAVLDGDLDKFIEASLKSGL; translated from the exons ATGTTTGAAGTGAATCCTGTGATTAATCAAATCAAGGAAATTCGCGAGCGTACTGAACTTCTTCGGGGGTATCTT GACTATGCTCTGAAACAAGAGCGGTTAGAAGAAGTCAATGCGGAACTGGAAGATCCAGCCGTCTGGAATGAGCCTGAAAAGGCACAAGCGCTGGGCCGAGAAAAGTCCAGCCTGGAAACCATAGTCGAAACCATAGACAACCTGGTAAGTGGCGCGGATGACGCCGAAGGTCTGGTTGAGCTTGCTGTCGAAGCAGAAGACGAAGAAACCTTTGCAGAAGCAGAGCAAGAAGTGCAGGGCCTTAACGCTCAGCTTGAAAAGCTGGAGTTCCGCCGCATGTTTTCTGGCGCGCAGGACAGCAACGATGCATATCTTGACTTACAGGCAGGCTCCGGCGGTACTGAAGCGCAGGACTGGTGTAACATGCTATTACGTATGTATCTGCGTTGGGCTGAAGCCAAAGGCTTTAAAACCGAAATCGTTGAAGCAACAGATGGTGACGTAGCGGGTATCAAAGGGGCAACACTGCGAGTCAGCGGTGAATATGCTTACGGTTGGCTGCGCACAGAAACCGGTGTTCACCGTCTGGTTCGTAAGAGCCCGTTCGACTCAGGTGGCCGCCGTCATACCTCATTTGCCTCGGCATTTGTATATCCGGAAATCGACGACAACATTGAGATTGATATCAACCCGGCAGACTTACGTATTGACGTATATCGTGCATCGGGTGCCGGTGGTCAGCACGTTAACCGAACAGAATCGGCGGTACGTATTACCCACTTGCCGACCAATACCGTGGTGCAGTGTCAGAATGACCGTTCACAGCACAAAAACAAAGATCAGGCCATGAAACAGCTCAAAGCAAAACTGTTTGAGCTGGAGCTGCAAAAGCAAAATGCTGAAAAGCAGGCCCAGGAAGATGCCAAATCTGATATCGGTTGGGGCAGCCAGATCCGTTCTTACGTGCTGGACGACTCGCGTATTAAAGACTTGCGTACCGGTGTTGAGAACCGTAATACCCAGGCGGTATTGGACGGTGATCTAGACAAATTTATCGAAGCCAGCCTGAAATCAGGCCTATAA
- the recJ gene encoding single-stranded-DNA-specific exonuclease RecJ, with product MQTEIRPRLRVDDSHLPAHLHPVIKQIYAARGVKEAVELDNSAATLLDFRLFRDMDKACVLLETALHQQQRVLIVGDFDADGATSTAVLMEGLRLFGLQQVDYLVPDRFSLGYGLSPALAEQIVQLAPQLVITVDNGISCLAGIDIVKQAGISVLVTDHHLQGEQLPNADAIVNPNRHDCQFPSKSIAGVGVAFYLLVAFRHHLREAGYFERQGLTQPNLASLLDIVALGTVADVVALDANNRTLVHQGLARIRKGQTRPGIRALIEVANRTATRLNASDFGFALAPRLNAAGRLDDMSLGIACLLSKEEHQARRIAAQLDSLNQERREIEQGMQQEAQAVLERLVAAQQSIPDAVCLYQDDWHQGVIGILAGRLKEKYHRPAIIFAQGDNDEIKGSCRSIEGLHMRDLLEQINTRYPDLIVKFGGHAMAAGLTIREADFSDFKRTFETLVSETLSEEHKQSVLLTDGELPAECFNMDFAMLLQQAGPWGQHFPEPVFSGVFELVQQRIVGDKHLKLVLKHSSGKLVDAIAFNVDVRAWPNTAAQAAELAYQLDINEFRGKFTLQLIVREIRAC from the coding sequence ATGCAAACAGAGATCCGTCCCAGATTACGCGTCGATGATAGTCATTTACCCGCCCATCTTCACCCGGTCATTAAGCAGATTTATGCCGCGCGGGGCGTGAAAGAAGCCGTAGAGCTTGATAACAGTGCGGCTACATTGCTGGATTTTCGTTTGTTCCGGGATATGGATAAGGCGTGTGTCCTACTTGAAACCGCATTACACCAGCAGCAAAGGGTATTAATCGTCGGTGACTTTGATGCTGATGGTGCAACCAGTACTGCGGTGTTAATGGAAGGGTTACGTTTGTTTGGGCTACAACAGGTCGATTATCTGGTGCCTGATCGCTTCAGTCTGGGTTATGGATTAAGTCCTGCTTTAGCAGAGCAAATTGTTCAGCTGGCACCGCAACTGGTTATCACAGTGGACAATGGAATTTCCTGTCTGGCAGGTATCGATATCGTCAAGCAGGCCGGTATTTCGGTACTGGTCACTGATCATCACTTACAGGGTGAACAACTGCCTAATGCCGATGCCATTGTTAATCCGAACCGCCACGATTGTCAGTTTCCTTCAAAGTCTATTGCCGGCGTTGGCGTGGCATTTTATTTGCTGGTGGCCTTTCGCCATCATCTTCGTGAGGCTGGCTACTTCGAGCGTCAGGGTCTGACTCAGCCGAATCTTGCATCCTTGTTGGATATTGTTGCTTTGGGCACGGTGGCTGATGTGGTCGCGCTGGATGCGAATAACCGGACTTTGGTACATCAGGGCCTGGCACGCATTCGCAAGGGGCAAACTCGACCTGGGATCCGAGCGCTGATTGAAGTAGCAAACCGTACCGCAACGCGGCTTAATGCCAGTGATTTTGGTTTTGCACTGGCACCAAGACTGAACGCTGCAGGCAGGCTGGATGACATGAGTCTGGGGATTGCCTGCTTGCTATCTAAAGAAGAGCATCAGGCACGACGCATCGCCGCCCAGCTCGATAGCCTCAACCAGGAGCGACGCGAGATTGAGCAGGGCATGCAGCAAGAAGCGCAGGCGGTGCTTGAACGTCTTGTCGCTGCCCAGCAAAGCATTCCTGATGCAGTGTGTTTATATCAGGATGACTGGCATCAGGGCGTCATCGGGATCCTCGCGGGCAGACTGAAAGAAAAATATCACCGCCCGGCGATTATTTTTGCCCAGGGCGATAACGACGAAATCAAGGGGTCGTGCCGTTCGATAGAAGGTTTGCACATGCGCGACTTGCTTGAGCAAATAAATACACGCTATCCGGACTTAATCGTTAAATTTGGCGGTCATGCGATGGCGGCCGGATTGACCATCAGAGAAGCCGACTTTAGTGACTTTAAGCGTACCTTTGAAACCCTGGTCAGCGAAACCCTCAGTGAAGAGCATAAGCAGTCGGTGCTTCTGACTGATGGTGAGTTGCCGGCTGAGTGTTTCAATATGGATTTTGCCATGTTGCTACAACAGGCGGGTCCCTGGGGACAGCATTTTCCTGAGCCGGTATTCAGCGGCGTGTTTGAGTTGGTACAGCAGCGCATTGTAGGCGATAAGCACCTTAAGCTGGTACTTAAACACTCAAGCGGTAAACTGGTCGATGCCATTGCGTTTAACGTCGACGTGCGAGCCTGGCCCAACACGGCTGCACAGGCCGCTGAGCTGGCTTATCAGCTGGATATCAATGAGTTTCGTGGTAAGTTCACGCTGCAATTGATCGTCAGAGAGATCCGTGCCTGCTAA
- the dsbC gene encoding bifunctional protein-disulfide isomerase/oxidoreductase DsbC, producing MKKLLLAASLAFSVGTFADTTQEVSPMAVSPIASQFSELGLTVKSVSDSPISGLKTVITDKGVFYASPNGQYLVQGTMIDVANRRNITEDALSDVRKSGVAQYQDSMIVYKAENEKHQITVFTDITCGYCRKLHRELEDYLAAGITVKYLAFPRGGLSGNGYKSLMNVWCAEDAASAMTEAKAGNTIADAKNCQAPVAEHYQLGQSFGISGTPAIVLEDGSMIPGYQPADALAKMLDQASKKS from the coding sequence ATGAAAAAGTTACTATTAGCAGCGTCGCTTGCTTTCAGTGTGGGCACGTTTGCCGACACAACACAAGAAGTCTCTCCGATGGCAGTAAGCCCTATCGCATCTCAGTTTTCTGAGCTGGGTTTAACGGTAAAAAGTGTATCGGACAGTCCAATCTCAGGTCTTAAAACCGTGATCACCGACAAAGGTGTATTTTATGCCAGCCCGAATGGTCAATATCTGGTGCAGGGCACTATGATTGATGTAGCGAACCGTCGCAACATCACAGAAGATGCACTGAGCGATGTACGCAAGAGTGGTGTCGCGCAATATCAAGATTCGATGATTGTGTACAAGGCTGAAAACGAAAAGCATCAGATCACTGTCTTTACGGACATTACCTGTGGCTACTGTCGTAAGCTACACCGTGAGCTGGAAGACTACCTGGCTGCGGGTATCACCGTTAAATATTTAGCCTTTCCGCGTGGTGGCCTGAGCGGTAACGGCTATAAGAGTTTGATGAACGTTTGGTGTGCAGAAGATGCCGCCTCAGCGATGACCGAGGCCAAAGCTGGCAACACCATTGCAGATGCGAAGAATTGTCAGGCTCCGGTTGCTGAGCACTACCAACTAGGTCAGAGTTTTGGTATTTCTGGTACGCCGGCTATCGTTTTGGAAGATGGCAGCATGATCCCAGGCTATCAGCCGGCAGACGCACTGGCAAAAATGTTAGACCAGGCCAGTAAAAAATCCTAA
- the xerD gene encoding site-specific tyrosine recombinase XerD: protein MHSNSELIESFLDMLFLEQGLSDNTLAAYRADLDKFVRYVVAHHDNKPLLTISSADIEAYLAYRVDEGLKPRSTARAMSALKRFYAYWVTKQVITASPLTHIAQPKLSQSLPKTLSEQEVEALLSAPDVEDPMGLRDKAMLELLYATGLRVTELVGLRMEQINLRQAVLLVRGKGGKERLVPMGEEALHWVEQFLKVGRAQMVKHANDFVFPSKRGIGMTRQTFWHRIKHYAMLADVKSPLSPHTLRHAFATHLLNHGADLRVVQMMLGHSDLSTTQIYTHVASERLKTLHQQHHPRA, encoded by the coding sequence ATGCACAGCAATAGCGAACTGATAGAATCTTTCCTGGATATGCTCTTTTTGGAGCAGGGACTCAGCGACAATACCCTGGCTGCCTATCGTGCAGATCTGGATAAGTTTGTACGTTATGTCGTTGCTCATCATGATAACAAACCTCTATTGACCATTAGCAGCGCGGATATAGAGGCCTATCTGGCCTACCGAGTAGATGAAGGGCTTAAACCACGCAGCACTGCACGTGCAATGAGTGCCCTCAAGCGATTCTATGCCTACTGGGTAACCAAACAAGTCATCACGGCGAGTCCTCTTACCCACATTGCTCAGCCCAAATTGTCACAGTCTTTGCCAAAAACGCTTAGTGAGCAAGAAGTGGAAGCCTTGCTGAGTGCGCCTGATGTTGAAGATCCTATGGGCCTCAGAGATAAAGCCATGCTGGAACTGTTGTACGCAACAGGATTGCGCGTCACGGAGTTGGTTGGCTTGCGGATGGAGCAAATTAACCTGAGACAAGCAGTATTGTTGGTTCGAGGTAAAGGCGGAAAAGAAAGGCTGGTGCCGATGGGAGAAGAAGCATTGCACTGGGTCGAACAGTTTTTAAAAGTTGGTCGCGCTCAGATGGTCAAGCATGCGAATGACTTTGTTTTTCCGTCCAAACGGGGGATTGGCATGACACGGCAAACTTTTTGGCATCGTATCAAACACTATGCTATGTTGGCAGACGTTAAGTCACCGTTATCGCCACACACGCTGCGTCATGCGTTTGCAACACATTTGCTAAATCATGGGGCGGATCTTCGAGTTGTACAAATGATGTTAGGCCATAGCGATTTGTCGACAACCCAGATTTATACGCATGTTGCCAGTGAGCGACTGAAAACGCTTCATCAGCAACATCATCCTAGGGCGTGA
- the fldB gene encoding flavodoxin FldB, which yields MQIGLFYGSTTCYTEMAAEKMQEIIGEDILSLHNIKDEPLKNAEQFDFVIFGISTWDFGELQEDWESHWDDIDEVDLAGKTIALFGMGDQQGYGQWFQDALGMLHDKIAPQGVNFIGYWPNTADYEFEASKALTDDKSQFVGLALDEDSQYEKSDERIAAWIEQIMTQYSESL from the coding sequence ATGCAGATCGGGTTATTTTACGGTTCAACTACCTGCTACACAGAAATGGCAGCAGAGAAAATGCAGGAGATCATAGGTGAAGACATTCTGTCGCTCCACAATATCAAAGATGAACCGCTAAAAAACGCAGAGCAATTCGACTTTGTGATTTTTGGTATCTCAACCTGGGATTTCGGCGAGTTGCAGGAAGACTGGGAGTCGCACTGGGATGATATCGACGAGGTTGATCTCGCAGGCAAAACCATCGCACTGTTTGGTATGGGTGACCAGCAAGGCTATGGACAGTGGTTTCAGGATGCACTGGGTATGTTGCACGATAAAATTGCCCCACAAGGTGTTAATTTTATAGGCTACTGGCCCAATACTGCCGATTATGAGTTTGAAGCATCTAAAGCACTCACAGACGATAAAAGTCAGTTTGTAGGCCTTGCTCTGGATGAAGACAGCCAGTACGAAAAGAGTGACGAACGCATCGCCGCGTGGATTGAGCAAATCATGACACAATATAGTGAGTCGCTATAA
- a CDS encoding AraC family transcriptional regulator, protein MSKYDMENTLDKNFFNGVLLYLEHQGVTLDSTLVQSKSIESELGTRVPLADYEQALQLGAERTGDPLFGFHLGQHIQSADYGVLGYLVESCENLNQALSALLRYDQLVASIAHAIFHHQGALAMIDWLPNSQTSRHVILRNLTGWVAMVRTLVPKPVSPEYINLTCPLSDAERSVLADWFGCEVFGNQPRNQIAFPHAYLMLPFRRANQVMREELLRLSDKALIQLQQHQSLAMQIRIMLAASVDLGQCQLSVIAAALNKSGRQVQRQLKQCNTSYSQLLTEERLRRTQDLLGTMPLAELARELGFNEQAAFNKAFKRWFGCSPGVFRKRSGNKPQN, encoded by the coding sequence TTGTCCAAATACGACATGGAAAATACTTTAGACAAAAATTTCTTTAACGGTGTATTACTGTATCTGGAGCATCAGGGCGTGACTCTGGACAGTACTTTAGTTCAGTCTAAGTCTATCGAGTCTGAATTAGGTACCCGAGTCCCGTTAGCTGATTACGAACAGGCTTTACAGTTGGGGGCTGAGCGAACCGGCGATCCTTTGTTTGGCTTCCACCTTGGCCAGCATATACAGTCGGCTGATTATGGGGTGCTGGGTTACTTAGTTGAAAGCTGTGAAAACTTAAACCAGGCACTGTCGGCGCTGCTGCGCTACGATCAGCTGGTGGCCAGTATAGCGCACGCCATTTTTCACCATCAGGGTGCACTGGCAATGATTGACTGGTTGCCAAATTCACAAACGTCTCGTCACGTTATTCTGCGCAATCTGACCGGTTGGGTTGCCATGGTGCGTACATTAGTCCCTAAGCCTGTTTCGCCTGAATACATCAATTTAACCTGTCCATTAAGTGATGCAGAGCGGTCGGTACTGGCTGATTGGTTCGGCTGTGAGGTATTTGGCAATCAGCCTCGTAACCAGATAGCGTTTCCACATGCTTACCTGATGTTACCGTTCAGGCGTGCTAATCAAGTAATGCGTGAAGAGCTGCTACGGCTTTCAGATAAGGCGCTGATACAATTGCAACAGCACCAGTCGCTTGCGATGCAGATCCGTATCATGCTGGCAGCCAGCGTCGATCTGGGTCAGTGTCAGCTGAGCGTGATTGCAGCGGCTCTGAATAAATCGGGACGTCAGGTACAAAGGCAGCTAAAACAATGTAATACCAGTTATTCTCAGTTGTTGACTGAAGAGCGGCTCAGGCGTACTCAAGACTTGCTGGGTACTATGCCACTGGCTGAATTGGCAAGGGAGTTGGGGTTTAACGAACAGGCTGCTTTTAACAAAGCCTTCAAGCGATGGTTTGGATGCTCACCGGGGGTATTCAGAAAACGCAGTGGGAATAAACCACAGAATTGA
- a CDS encoding SRPBCC family protein, whose protein sequence is MVNILCQKVIPAKPHTVLETLLDHQQLGRFFNARFKVVQSAVHPAIRGGSGCIREVSMLGIRFYEQILHADEHAIRYQIVGDFPVKKHHGEIRLLRCTDKQSTQVDYHVRFAAPRYLPGFVLRRVVTRDINLALSRLEALYAPC, encoded by the coding sequence ATGGTCAATATTCTGTGTCAAAAAGTGATCCCTGCGAAGCCCCATACAGTGCTCGAAACCCTGCTTGACCACCAGCAATTGGGGCGCTTTTTTAACGCACGATTTAAAGTTGTTCAGAGTGCTGTGCACCCAGCTATCCGCGGCGGCAGTGGCTGTATCCGAGAAGTCAGCATGCTCGGGATCCGATTTTATGAGCAGATCCTGCACGCCGACGAACATGCGATTCGCTACCAGATCGTTGGCGATTTCCCGGTTAAGAAACATCATGGCGAAATCCGTCTGCTTCGCTGTACTGACAAGCAGTCCACTCAGGTTGATTACCATGTACGCTTCGCGGCGCCCAGATATTTACCTGGCTTTGTGCTTCGTCGTGTTGTCACACGAGACATCAACCTTGCATTGAGCCGACTGGAGGCCCTGTATGCCCCCTGTTGA
- a CDS encoding zf-TFIIB domain-containing protein, with protein MKCTSCGVGQLRPGFIEGLFRAHSCDHCQGDWILIEDYVAWKERNPDYQFAEHIEFGEDVQDSKRALLCPVSGTLMRKFRISATSAHRVDYSVATGGLWLDKGEWQLLKAEGLAGALNQLVTSNGNSKFAKTPASKTLLISIKISLATIPISDYARLGTG; from the coding sequence ATGAAATGTACAAGTTGTGGTGTGGGTCAGCTGCGACCCGGATTTATTGAAGGCTTATTTCGGGCACATAGCTGTGACCACTGCCAGGGTGATTGGATCCTCATAGAAGACTATGTGGCGTGGAAAGAGCGTAATCCGGACTATCAATTTGCTGAGCATATTGAGTTTGGCGAAGATGTGCAGGACAGTAAACGCGCATTACTTTGTCCGGTATCAGGCACTTTGATGAGAAAATTCAGGATCAGTGCAACGAGTGCCCACCGGGTTGATTATAGTGTTGCAACAGGTGGACTCTGGCTTGATAAAGGTGAATGGCAATTACTTAAAGCAGAGGGTCTTGCGGGCGCGCTGAACCAGCTGGTAACCAGCAATGGCAACAGCAAATTCGCGAAGACACCAGCCAGCAAAACTTTGCTGATATCTATAAAGATAAGTTTGGCGACGATACCTATAAGCGATTACGCGAGACTCGGGACTGGCTGA
- a CDS encoding AraC family transcriptional regulator, with the protein MTTRATTLNHYQQRLLRVIDYMYDHVEQDLDVNTLADVACMSCYHFHRIFREFMGEPVNATVRRMRMLKAASYLVRSTLTQQQIARRVNYGSVEAFNRAFSRHYGMTPNQFRQQQQGDPLHSAAFYPAQPQEYNTMYQVEQTQQNALTLIGLAHRGTICR; encoded by the coding sequence ATGACAACACGTGCCACCACACTTAATCACTATCAGCAACGGCTGCTGCGTGTGATTGACTATATGTACGACCATGTTGAACAGGATCTGGACGTGAACACACTGGCCGACGTGGCCTGTATGTCCTGTTACCACTTCCATCGCATTTTTCGCGAGTTTATGGGTGAACCGGTAAACGCCACTGTCAGGCGTATGCGCATGTTGAAGGCGGCATCCTATTTAGTTCGCAGCACACTGACACAGCAGCAGATAGCCAGACGGGTAAACTATGGCAGCGTTGAAGCCTTTAACCGGGCATTCAGCCGCCATTATGGCATGACGCCCAATCAATTTCGTCAGCAACAGCAAGGCGATCCGCTGCACAGCGCTGCGTTTTATCCGGCTCAACCACAGGAGTACAACACTATGTATCAGGTAGAACAAACGCAACAAAATGCATTAACCCTTATTGGCCTGGCGCACCGGGGGACTATATGCAGATAG
- a CDS encoding GyrI-like domain-containing protein — protein sequence MQIGKTFEKLGMMAGSTGLINEQTRYFGIYYDDPQTVDQDNLRAMACITLASGTEFDKETFEAVTIPAGKLVSLTFKGDYSELEQPYNWLFGQWLPQSGLELMDFPPFEEYLNDTRDTAPQDLLTKINCLVQA from the coding sequence ATGCAGATAGGTAAAACCTTCGAAAAGCTCGGTATGATGGCTGGTAGTACAGGCCTTATCAACGAGCAGACTCGTTACTTTGGTATTTACTATGACGACCCGCAAACGGTAGATCAGGACAACCTCAGGGCCATGGCATGTATCACTCTGGCCTCTGGCACTGAGTTCGATAAAGAGACCTTTGAAGCCGTGACCATTCCGGCAGGTAAGCTGGTCTCGCTGACCTTCAAGGGTGATTACAGCGAACTGGAGCAACCCTATAACTGGTTATTTGGCCAATGGCTACCGCAAAGTGGCCTGGAACTTATGGATTTCCCTCCGTTTGAGGAATACCTGAATGACACCCGGGACACCGCGCCCCAGGACTTACTCACTAAGATTAACTGCCTGGTGCAGGCCTAG